In Labrus mixtus chromosome 13, fLabMix1.1, whole genome shotgun sequence, a single genomic region encodes these proteins:
- the ndufv3 gene encoding microtubule-actin cross-linking factor 1, isoforms 6/7 isoform X1, producing MATSLLRLGRLGSLKCLRLESWGILRSRSGAPFCTQAEEPPKPAAKKTKAASKTAEVPDERATLLAYKTAVAFPVRLSEPAAFTAQPDPVSSPAAAAETIVAAAAAEPEATAPEATASEAVAPEAAAEPVAAAEASAPELDTALPVVDAATPVADAAPTVAEPLVDASTQTSAPEDTPAAASTTQDEVPATAASSEPADAAPDSSSSSSSSDSDSDSDSDSEDEKSEPRPTSPKVSVSAVKEEAEVQEVTAVKEEPEAEVEAASAAEAVQEAAPAAAAPAEETQATVEAPIAGSEELVDAAPEICTATEDTLEGSVSTVAAIAEAAVEPEVDVVAAPATPDVEVVTEAAPPEEAAAEITEPTEAAAEPAEAIAAPVDAAEESASPEVPVEVEAVPAETAAEAAAEVSAPVEEDLVDPAPVIAEAAPVEAAEVAVEAEAAPVEVEVAAEPVEAEAAPVETAEVAAEAAAEVSAPVESAEELVDTAPVVAEAAGEELQAEVPVEAPEEAAAVAPPEPEEPFDNSTYLNNQHHSYTPYTFADLDVEMAKFRLPQPSAGRQ from the exons ATGGCGACCTCCTTGCTACGGTTAGGGCGACTTGGTTCCCTCAAG TGTCTCCGGTTGGAGAGCTGGGGCATCCTGAGGAGTCGCTCGGGTGCGCCGTTCTGCACTCAGGCTGAAGAGCCCCCGAAACCAGCTGCGAAAAAGACCAAGGCAGCAAGCAAGA CAGCAGAAGTTCCAGATGAGAGGGCAACATTGCTAGCCTACAAGACCGCAGTTGCCTTCCCAGTTAGACTTTCAGAACCTGCTGCTTTCACAGCACAACCTGATCCAGTGTCCAGCCCggctgctgcagcagaaactATTGTAGCTGCAGCAGCCGCAGAACCTGAAGCTACAGCGCCTGAAGCCACAGCATCTGAAGCTGTAGcacctgaagctgctgctgagccAGTGGCTGCAGCAGAGGCTTCTGCTCCTGAACTAGACACAGCTCTAC CGGTAGTTGACGCAGCCACACCGGTAGCTGATGCAGCTCCCACAGTTGCTGAGCCCCTGGTTGATGCAAGCACTCAAACCTCAGCACCTGAAGACACTCCAGCTGCTGCCTCCACCACTCAGGATGAAGTCCCAGCCACCGCGGCCTCTTCTGAGCCTGCTGATGCTGCACCTgattcatcttcctcctcatcttccagCGATTCAGATTCTGACTCGGATTCTGACTCTGAGGACGAGAAGTCGGAACCAAGGCCAACTTCCCCAAAAGTGTCGGTATCTGCTgtgaaagaagaagcagaagtcCAGGAGGTCACAGCAGTGAAGGAAGAGCCTGAAGCTGAAGTTGAAGCAGCATCCGCCGCTGAGGCCGTACAAGAGGCTGCcccagctgcagcagcacctGCAGAAGAAACTCAAGCTACCGTGGAAGCCCCCATTGCTGGCTCAGAGGAGTTGGTAGACGCTGCTCCTGAGATCTGCACCGCCACCGAAGACACACTAGAGGGCAGTGTGAGCACCGTGGCTGCTATAGCCGAAGCTGCAGTGGAACCAGAAGTAGATGTTGTCGCGGCGCCTGCTACCCCTGATGTTGAAGTTGTCACTGAGGCTGCACCCCCAGAGGAAGCTGCAGCTGAAATCACAGAGCCCACAGAAGCTGCAGCCGAGCCTGCAGAAGCCATCGCTGCCCCCGTAGATGCTGCCGAAGAGTCTGCCTCTCCTGAAGTCCCCGTAGAAGTTGAAGCTGTCCCGGCTGAAACGGCTGCTGAGGCTGCAGCTGAAGTTTCCGCCCCAGTGGAGGAGGATTTGGTGGATCCTGCTCCTGTAATCGCCGAAGCTGCCCCCGTAGAAGCCGCAGAAGTCGCTGTAGAAGCTGAAGCTGCCCCTGTGGAAGTTGAAGTTGCTGCAGAGCCTGTAGAAGCTGAAGCTGCCCCTGTGGAAACTGCAGAAGTCGCTGCTGAGGCTGCAGCTGAAGTTTCTGCCCCTGTGGAGAGCGCAGAAGAGTTGGTGGATACTGCTCCGGTCGTAGCTgaagctgcaggagaggagctgCAGGCGGAGGTCCCAGTTGAAGCACCTgagg aggctgcagcagtGGCGCCTCCAGAGCCCGAGGAGCCGTTTGACAACAGCACTTACCTAAACAACCAGCACCACAGCTACACCCCGTACACATTCGCAGACCTGGATGTAGAGATGGCCAAGTTTCGTCTCCCTCAGCCCTCGGCCGGCAGACAGTAG
- the ndufv3 gene encoding microtubule-actin cross-linking factor 1, isoforms 6/7 isoform X2: MATSLLRLGRLGSLKCLRLESWGILRSRSGAPFCTQAEEPPKPAAKKTKAASKTEVPDERATLLAYKTAVAFPVRLSEPAAFTAQPDPVSSPAAAAETIVAAAAAEPEATAPEATASEAVAPEAAAEPVAAAEASAPELDTALPVVDAATPVADAAPTVAEPLVDASTQTSAPEDTPAAASTTQDEVPATAASSEPADAAPDSSSSSSSSDSDSDSDSDSEDEKSEPRPTSPKVSVSAVKEEAEVQEVTAVKEEPEAEVEAASAAEAVQEAAPAAAAPAEETQATVEAPIAGSEELVDAAPEICTATEDTLEGSVSTVAAIAEAAVEPEVDVVAAPATPDVEVVTEAAPPEEAAAEITEPTEAAAEPAEAIAAPVDAAEESASPEVPVEVEAVPAETAAEAAAEVSAPVEEDLVDPAPVIAEAAPVEAAEVAVEAEAAPVEVEVAAEPVEAEAAPVETAEVAAEAAAEVSAPVESAEELVDTAPVVAEAAGEELQAEVPVEAPEEAAAVAPPEPEEPFDNSTYLNNQHHSYTPYTFADLDVEMAKFRLPQPSAGRQ, encoded by the exons ATGGCGACCTCCTTGCTACGGTTAGGGCGACTTGGTTCCCTCAAG TGTCTCCGGTTGGAGAGCTGGGGCATCCTGAGGAGTCGCTCGGGTGCGCCGTTCTGCACTCAGGCTGAAGAGCCCCCGAAACCAGCTGCGAAAAAGACCAAGGCAGCAAGCAAGA CAGAAGTTCCAGATGAGAGGGCAACATTGCTAGCCTACAAGACCGCAGTTGCCTTCCCAGTTAGACTTTCAGAACCTGCTGCTTTCACAGCACAACCTGATCCAGTGTCCAGCCCggctgctgcagcagaaactATTGTAGCTGCAGCAGCCGCAGAACCTGAAGCTACAGCGCCTGAAGCCACAGCATCTGAAGCTGTAGcacctgaagctgctgctgagccAGTGGCTGCAGCAGAGGCTTCTGCTCCTGAACTAGACACAGCTCTAC CGGTAGTTGACGCAGCCACACCGGTAGCTGATGCAGCTCCCACAGTTGCTGAGCCCCTGGTTGATGCAAGCACTCAAACCTCAGCACCTGAAGACACTCCAGCTGCTGCCTCCACCACTCAGGATGAAGTCCCAGCCACCGCGGCCTCTTCTGAGCCTGCTGATGCTGCACCTgattcatcttcctcctcatcttccagCGATTCAGATTCTGACTCGGATTCTGACTCTGAGGACGAGAAGTCGGAACCAAGGCCAACTTCCCCAAAAGTGTCGGTATCTGCTgtgaaagaagaagcagaagtcCAGGAGGTCACAGCAGTGAAGGAAGAGCCTGAAGCTGAAGTTGAAGCAGCATCCGCCGCTGAGGCCGTACAAGAGGCTGCcccagctgcagcagcacctGCAGAAGAAACTCAAGCTACCGTGGAAGCCCCCATTGCTGGCTCAGAGGAGTTGGTAGACGCTGCTCCTGAGATCTGCACCGCCACCGAAGACACACTAGAGGGCAGTGTGAGCACCGTGGCTGCTATAGCCGAAGCTGCAGTGGAACCAGAAGTAGATGTTGTCGCGGCGCCTGCTACCCCTGATGTTGAAGTTGTCACTGAGGCTGCACCCCCAGAGGAAGCTGCAGCTGAAATCACAGAGCCCACAGAAGCTGCAGCCGAGCCTGCAGAAGCCATCGCTGCCCCCGTAGATGCTGCCGAAGAGTCTGCCTCTCCTGAAGTCCCCGTAGAAGTTGAAGCTGTCCCGGCTGAAACGGCTGCTGAGGCTGCAGCTGAAGTTTCCGCCCCAGTGGAGGAGGATTTGGTGGATCCTGCTCCTGTAATCGCCGAAGCTGCCCCCGTAGAAGCCGCAGAAGTCGCTGTAGAAGCTGAAGCTGCCCCTGTGGAAGTTGAAGTTGCTGCAGAGCCTGTAGAAGCTGAAGCTGCCCCTGTGGAAACTGCAGAAGTCGCTGCTGAGGCTGCAGCTGAAGTTTCTGCCCCTGTGGAGAGCGCAGAAGAGTTGGTGGATACTGCTCCGGTCGTAGCTgaagctgcaggagaggagctgCAGGCGGAGGTCCCAGTTGAAGCACCTgagg aggctgcagcagtGGCGCCTCCAGAGCCCGAGGAGCCGTTTGACAACAGCACTTACCTAAACAACCAGCACCACAGCTACACCCCGTACACATTCGCAGACCTGGATGTAGAGATGGCCAAGTTTCGTCTCCCTCAGCCCTCGGCCGGCAGACAGTAG